From one Holophagales bacterium genomic stretch:
- a CDS encoding secretin and TonB N-terminal domain-containing protein, which translates to MAMERTARTGLAVSLFAATLAASFHGPARAEPPCASLGELRGRMAAAGPVEKPAVAEAFAACVERAGAPLLTPAPTAGHVRALFAFRSPAARVFLAGDMNGWSTSSNPLERLEGTNLHVLELEFPDGSRLDYKLVVEGTEWTLDPWNPRTMSGGYGPNSELRTPAYAPPKEVEPAPETARGAYEELTVESRSMGGPRRVVVWHHGNLPAEKEPVSALYLLDGLDYREFGKAPAVAGNLMASGKLPPLLIVLVPPVDRRTDYERDEAFERFLVTELVPAVEARWRVRKDAAGRGVMGVSLGAFAALSVTARYPGVFGRCGAQSTGNAVDANFEALLADLARLPAGAARFHLDVGTFESNLHGADLVARSRRLRAVLARRQPVQYREVPEGHSWGSWRARLAEAWTFFWGDARTAPKVAPRPLEAPPEGVARFSGATVSLDVKDADLGGVVRSLTAGRGLSVVAPPGLAGTVTATLRDVPWDQALDLVLAGNGWTYVRDGTAIRIVRRGNPDL; encoded by the coding sequence ATGGCAATGGAACGCACGGCCCGAACGGGACTCGCCGTTTCTCTCTTCGCCGCGACCCTCGCCGCCTCCTTTCACGGGCCCGCCCGGGCCGAGCCTCCCTGCGCCAGCCTCGGGGAGCTTCGCGGCCGCATGGCCGCCGCCGGGCCCGTCGAAAAGCCAGCCGTGGCGGAGGCCTTCGCCGCCTGCGTCGAGCGGGCGGGGGCTCCTCTCCTGACTCCAGCCCCGACCGCGGGGCACGTCCGCGCCCTGTTCGCGTTCCGCTCTCCCGCCGCGCGGGTGTTCCTCGCCGGGGACATGAACGGCTGGAGCACGTCCTCGAATCCACTCGAGAGGCTGGAGGGGACGAACCTCCACGTCCTCGAGCTCGAGTTCCCCGACGGGTCCCGGCTGGACTACAAGCTCGTCGTCGAGGGTACCGAGTGGACGCTGGACCCGTGGAACCCGCGGACGATGAGCGGAGGCTACGGCCCGAACTCGGAGCTGAGGACGCCCGCGTATGCCCCGCCGAAGGAGGTCGAGCCGGCGCCGGAAACCGCCCGGGGTGCGTACGAGGAGCTGACGGTCGAGAGCCGGTCCATGGGAGGTCCGCGCCGTGTCGTCGTCTGGCACCACGGCAACCTCCCCGCCGAGAAGGAGCCGGTCTCTGCGCTCTACCTCCTCGACGGCCTCGACTACCGCGAGTTCGGCAAGGCCCCCGCCGTCGCCGGGAACCTGATGGCCTCGGGAAAGCTCCCGCCGCTCCTCATCGTCCTCGTCCCTCCCGTCGACCGGCGCACGGATTACGAGCGGGACGAAGCGTTCGAGCGGTTCCTCGTGACGGAGCTCGTCCCGGCCGTGGAAGCGCGCTGGCGCGTTCGAAAGGACGCGGCCGGCCGAGGCGTGATGGGGGTCTCCCTCGGCGCCTTCGCCGCCCTCTCGGTCACGGCGCGGTACCCCGGTGTCTTCGGCCGCTGCGGGGCGCAATCGACGGGCAACGCCGTCGACGCGAACTTCGAAGCCCTCCTCGCGGACCTCGCGCGCCTGCCTGCCGGCGCCGCCCGCTTCCACCTGGACGTCGGGACGTTCGAGTCGAACCTGCACGGCGCCGACCTCGTCGCGAGAAGCCGCCGGCTCCGCGCCGTTCTCGCGCGCCGGCAGCCGGTCCAGTACCGAGAGGTCCCGGAAGGGCACAGCTGGGGCTCGTGGCGGGCGCGCCTCGCCGAGGCCTGGACGTTCTTCTGGGGAGACGCCCGCACGGCCCCGAAGGTCGCGCCGCGACCGCTCGAGGCTCCGCCGGAAGGGGTGGCCCGGTTCTCGGGCGCGACGGTGAGCCTCGACGTCAAGGACGCCGACCTCGGCGGGGTCGTTCGGTCGCTCACGGCCGGCCGCGGCCTCTCCGTCGTCGCTCCCCCTGGCCTGGCGGGCACCGTCACGGCCACGCTCCGCGACGTCCCGTGGGACCAGGCGCTCGACCTCGTCCTCGCTGGAAACGGCTGGACCTACGTCCGCGATGGAACGGCGATACGGATCGTGCGGAGGGGTAACCCCGACCTCTGA
- a CDS encoding oligopeptide transporter, OPT family: MAEQIDASVAEDVRLPDNAFRELAPGETYGPVVPSAASVPEVTARSIVQGILWSIVFSAAATYIALKLGQGIESAIPISILAVGASALFAKVLAARGSTLLENVNVLAIGATSGIVAGGSVFTMPAIYILGLEGRSSFWQIFLVPLLGAVLGVFFLAPFRRYFVRDLHGRLPFPEARATTEILVAGKRGGQSAIVLSWSAALAAAFDFAGPSMKAWAENFSTAAIPALAGFTDRFKAVFTMNTSAAVFGLGYIMGLDYAAIIMAGSMVSFLALVPLFAWLSRFVPGAISAGAAPLASMGAEDIFFEYVRPIGIGGIFCAGLLSILKMSPVIVQATRQAFGEIARLVRGGGQAAQEERTDRALPMWVVLLGILGTGLAILLYFRLWVLAGTPGATRLALVSTGLTLLVAFLFAAVSAWAIAMISITPISGMTLTTLIVTAVVLSSLGLRGEDGMLQTLLIGGVVCTALSMSGSLVTQYKIGYWLGATPRKIEIWNLLGSVVASAATTAVILLMAKVYGFSPSPLHANPLPAPQPNAMAAVLQGVMGDSGAPWFLYGVGAVFAVAAEMCGISGLAFALGMYLPMELNSPLVFGALVAWLVKRSSTDEPLAKARHEKGTLIASGFIAGGALVGVLAALLKFAEDSTGRTIVPDLTAVPGIGAWLSAWGNWLGLAVFLALGAFVYFSSRRETVEA, from the coding sequence ATGGCCGAGCAGATCGACGCTTCCGTTGCCGAGGACGTCCGCCTTCCCGACAACGCCTTCCGCGAGCTCGCGCCTGGCGAGACGTACGGCCCGGTCGTCCCGTCCGCTGCGTCCGTCCCCGAGGTGACCGCCCGGTCGATCGTGCAGGGGATTCTCTGGTCGATCGTCTTCTCGGCCGCGGCGACGTACATCGCGCTGAAGCTCGGGCAGGGAATCGAGTCGGCGATCCCGATCTCGATCCTGGCGGTCGGCGCCTCGGCGCTCTTCGCGAAAGTCCTCGCCGCGCGCGGCTCGACGCTCCTCGAGAACGTCAACGTCCTCGCCATCGGCGCCACCTCGGGGATCGTCGCCGGGGGTTCCGTCTTCACGATGCCGGCGATCTACATTCTCGGCCTCGAGGGGCGCTCGTCGTTCTGGCAGATCTTCCTCGTCCCCCTGCTCGGCGCCGTCCTCGGCGTCTTCTTCCTCGCTCCGTTCCGCCGCTACTTCGTCCGCGACCTCCACGGCAGGCTCCCGTTTCCGGAAGCGCGCGCGACGACGGAGATCCTCGTCGCCGGAAAGCGCGGCGGGCAGAGTGCGATCGTCCTCTCCTGGTCGGCGGCGCTCGCGGCGGCGTTCGACTTCGCGGGGCCGTCGATGAAGGCCTGGGCCGAGAACTTCTCGACCGCCGCGATTCCCGCCCTCGCCGGTTTCACGGACCGCTTCAAGGCGGTCTTCACGATGAACACGTCGGCGGCGGTTTTCGGCCTCGGATACATCATGGGACTCGACTATGCGGCCATCATCATGGCCGGTTCGATGGTCTCGTTCCTGGCCCTCGTCCCTCTCTTCGCCTGGCTCTCCCGGTTCGTCCCGGGGGCGATCTCCGCCGGCGCAGCGCCGCTGGCCTCGATGGGGGCGGAGGACATCTTCTTCGAGTACGTCCGGCCCATCGGCATCGGCGGCATCTTCTGCGCCGGGCTGCTCTCGATCCTGAAGATGTCGCCGGTCATCGTCCAGGCGACGCGCCAGGCCTTCGGCGAGATCGCGCGTCTCGTCCGGGGCGGGGGCCAGGCGGCCCAGGAGGAACGGACCGACCGGGCGCTCCCGATGTGGGTCGTCCTCCTCGGGATCCTCGGCACGGGGCTGGCGATCCTCCTCTACTTCCGCCTCTGGGTTCTCGCCGGCACGCCGGGCGCCACGCGGCTCGCCCTCGTCTCGACCGGGCTGACGCTGCTCGTCGCGTTCCTCTTCGCGGCGGTCTCGGCCTGGGCGATCGCGATGATCTCGATCACTCCGATTTCCGGGATGACGCTGACGACCCTCATCGTCACGGCGGTCGTCCTCTCGAGCCTCGGCCTGCGCGGCGAGGACGGAATGCTCCAGACGCTCCTCATCGGCGGCGTCGTCTGCACGGCGCTCTCGATGAGCGGCTCTCTCGTCACGCAGTACAAGATCGGCTACTGGCTCGGCGCGACGCCCCGGAAGATCGAGATCTGGAATCTCCTCGGTTCCGTCGTGGCCTCCGCCGCGACGACCGCCGTGATACTCCTCATGGCGAAGGTCTACGGGTTCTCCCCCTCACCCCTCCACGCGAATCCGCTCCCCGCACCGCAGCCGAACGCGATGGCGGCCGTCCTCCAGGGCGTCATGGGCGACTCGGGCGCACCCTGGTTCCTCTATGGGGTGGGGGCGGTTTTCGCCGTGGCGGCCGAGATGTGCGGGATCTCGGGCCTCGCGTTCGCGCTCGGGATGTACCTTCCGATGGAGCTGAACTCGCCCCTCGTCTTCGGCGCTCTCGTCGCGTGGCTCGTGAAGCGCTCGTCAACCGACGAGCCGCTCGCGAAGGCGCGGCACGAGAAGGGCACGCTCATCGCCTCCGGCTTCATTGCGGGGGGCGCCCTCGTCGGCGTGCTGGCCGCGCTCCTGAAGTTCGCCGAGGACTCGACGGGCAGGACGATCGTTCCCGACCTGACCGCCGTGCCGGGAATCGGCGCGTGGCTCTCGGCCTGGGGAAACTGGCTCGGGCTCGCCGTCTTCCTCGCGCTCGGGGCGTTCGTCTACTTCAGCTCGAGGCGGGAGACCGTGGAGGCCTGA
- a CDS encoding tetratricopeptide repeat protein, which translates to MTIRRSSALLARLASLAFVTTLVAPAAGAVLPSAPIQAALEKRDPEAATAAADAALKTFPKDPDVLLWAGRAYGQRALTASVFTKMSWAKKCHEAWERAIEVAPGNAEARFELLRYYLMAPGIAGGSVEKAKVQAARLGELDAMRGYVARGMVADHEKKPKEAEAAYRKAMEADQFGVQGPIALASFFARQKRWPEARAIFDRRVAADPNDAFALYQLGRLSLLSGEEMEKGLTLFDRFLSLAPPRDGPTHGDARWRKGLLLEKLGRTPAAIAEYREALKVQPGHTGAKRELERLKAA; encoded by the coding sequence ATGACGATTCGTCGCTCCTCCGCCCTCCTCGCACGCCTCGCTTCCCTTGCCTTCGTCACGACTCTCGTCGCGCCCGCCGCCGGAGCCGTCCTTCCCTCGGCCCCCATACAGGCGGCGCTCGAGAAGCGGGACCCGGAGGCCGCGACGGCGGCCGCGGACGCGGCGCTGAAGACCTTCCCGAAGGACCCCGACGTCCTCCTGTGGGCCGGCCGGGCGTATGGGCAGAGGGCGCTGACGGCCTCGGTCTTCACGAAGATGTCGTGGGCGAAGAAGTGCCACGAGGCGTGGGAAAGGGCCATAGAGGTGGCCCCCGGCAATGCAGAAGCGCGCTTCGAGCTTCTACGGTACTACCTCATGGCGCCGGGGATCGCGGGCGGAAGCGTCGAGAAGGCCAAGGTGCAGGCCGCCAGGCTCGGCGAGCTCGACGCGATGCGCGGGTACGTGGCTCGCGGCATGGTGGCCGACCACGAGAAGAAGCCGAAGGAGGCCGAGGCCGCCTACCGCAAGGCGATGGAAGCCGATCAGTTCGGCGTCCAGGGGCCGATCGCCCTCGCCAGCTTCTTCGCGCGGCAGAAGAGGTGGCCCGAGGCTCGCGCCATCTTCGACAGGCGGGTTGCCGCCGACCCGAACGACGCTTTCGCGCTCTACCAGCTGGGACGCCTCTCGCTCCTCTCGGGAGAGGAGATGGAGAAGGGCCTCACCCTCTTCGATCGCTTCCTCTCCCTCGCCCCCCCCAGGGACGGACCGACCCATGGCGACGCCCGGTGGCGGAAAGGGCTCCTCCTCGAGAAGCTCGGCCGGACGCCGGCCGCGATCGCCGAGTATCGCGAGGCGCTGAAGGTGCAGCCCGGGCACACCGGGGCGAAACGGGAGCTGGAGCGGCTGAAGGCCGCCTGA
- a CDS encoding DUF2238 domain-containing protein: protein MTSIPSGPPPRREPLVLLVLALIALVVSGIGPKDRFTWLLEVAPILIGLPVLVATAHRFPLTPLLQRLLLFHALVLMLGAHYTYAEVPLGEWAKDVFGFARNHYDRIGHLAQGFVPAILAREILLRRTPIGRGGWLLTLTTSVCLAFSALYELLEWATALVTGEAATAFLGTQGDIWDTQWDMFLALCGALLAQALLSRLHDRQLARLASHRVSV, encoded by the coding sequence ATGACATCGATACCGTCCGGACCGCCCCCGCGGCGGGAGCCGCTCGTGCTCCTCGTCCTTGCCCTCATCGCGCTCGTCGTCTCGGGCATCGGTCCGAAGGACCGCTTCACCTGGCTCCTCGAAGTGGCTCCGATCCTGATCGGCCTTCCCGTGCTCGTCGCCACGGCGCACCGGTTCCCCCTGACGCCGCTCCTGCAGCGCCTCCTCCTCTTCCACGCCCTCGTCCTGATGCTCGGTGCGCACTACACCTACGCCGAGGTGCCGCTCGGCGAATGGGCGAAGGACGTATTCGGCTTCGCCCGGAACCACTACGACCGCATCGGTCACCTGGCACAGGGCTTCGTTCCGGCGATCCTCGCCCGGGAAATCCTCCTTCGGAGGACGCCGATCGGGCGGGGCGGCTGGCTCCTCACCCTGACGACCTCGGTCTGCCTCGCCTTCAGCGCGCTCTACGAGCTCCTCGAATGGGCCACGGCGCTCGTCACGGGTGAGGCGGCCACGGCTTTCCTGGGCACCCAGGGCGACATCTGGGACACGCAGTGGGACATGTTCCTCGCCCTCTGCGGCGCTCTCCTGGCCCAGGCGCTGCTCTCGCGCCTCCACGACCGCCAGCTCGCACGTCTGGCCTCGCACCGAGTCTCCGTGTAG
- a CDS encoding YfhL family 4Fe-4S dicluster ferredoxin, with protein MAMMITENCISCGTCEPECPNQAISPGDMIYVIDPAKCTECSGVYDAPKCVEVCPTEGSIVPATA; from the coding sequence ATGGCGATGATGATCACCGAGAACTGTATCAGCTGCGGTACCTGCGAACCCGAGTGCCCCAACCAGGCGATCAGCCCGGGGGACATGATTTACGTCATCGACCCCGCGAAGTGCACCGAGTGCTCCGGCGTCTACGATGCGCCGAAGTGCGTCGAGGTCTGCCCGACCGAGGGTTCGATCGTCCCCGCGACCGCCTGA
- a CDS encoding DUF502 domain-containing protein: protein MRLLLRYFFRGLLVFVPTVLTIAIVVFVFRTIDSVVGLPIPGAGFLATIVLIVVIGALASNFITRRLIELVEGVFRRLPFVKILYSAIRDVTDAFVGDRKGFDRPVTVVVNEAADIRAVGFLTRDALPEIGLPDHVSVYLPQSYNFAGQMLVVPRRLVSPLGAPGADAMAFIVSGGAAEIRAARRPTDGPETVANVLAARTLRFP, encoded by the coding sequence ATGCGCCTCCTTCTCCGCTACTTCTTCCGCGGGCTCCTCGTCTTCGTGCCAACCGTCCTGACGATCGCCATCGTCGTGTTCGTCTTCAGGACGATCGACTCCGTCGTGGGGCTCCCGATCCCGGGTGCCGGTTTCCTCGCGACGATCGTTCTCATCGTCGTGATCGGAGCCCTCGCCTCGAACTTCATCACGAGGCGCCTGATCGAGCTCGTGGAGGGCGTCTTCCGCCGGCTCCCGTTCGTGAAGATCCTCTACTCGGCGATCCGCGACGTGACCGACGCGTTCGTCGGAGACCGGAAGGGCTTCGACCGGCCGGTGACGGTCGTCGTGAACGAGGCCGCGGACATCCGGGCAGTCGGGTTCCTCACACGCGACGCGCTTCCCGAGATCGGCCTTCCGGACCACGTCTCGGTCTACCTCCCACAGTCCTACAACTTCGCCGGGCAGATGCTCGTCGTCCCGCGGCGTCTCGTGTCGCCGCTCGGGGCGCCGGGCGCCGATGCGATGGCGTTCATCGTCTCGGGGGGCGCGGCCGAGATCCGGGCGGCGCGTCGACCGACGGACGGACCAGAGACGGTCGCGAACGTCCTGGCGGCGAGAACCCTCCGATTCCCGTAG
- a CDS encoding long-chain fatty acid--CoA ligase, with translation MFLQRVAKTPDRDAFLFPEGNGWTTLSWRQVGEKVKAIACGLRALGLGDEERASILSATRIDWILADLGILAAGGATTTIYPSSTTPDCLFILQDSGTRILLAESREQADRIAAKRSEVPDVKAIVVFEGAGTDDGYVLTMDQLMAKGRAWDAANPGRYEATVDAVRTDALATLIYTSGTTGRPKGVELTHDCWLYEAEAIDELKLLNEDDRQYFWLPLAHSFGKVLEAAQLRIGFSTAVDGRVEKIVENLGQVKPTFVAAVPRIFEKIYNKVTTGAKDAGGAKWAIFSWAFGVGREVSKLRLAGQEPSGLLALKHKVAHALVFSKLHTLFGGRLRCFVSGSAPLARPLGEFFHAAGIVVLEGYGLTETSAATCVNTLGKLRFGTVGAPLPGTRIRIAEDGEILIQGRGVMRGYHNLPDQTAETLDADGWLHSGDIGHVEDGFVKITDRKKDLIKTSGGKYVAPQMLEKRLTVACPYVSHSLAHGDNRNFVSMLVALDPEAITKWATTHGLEGKSYPEVVASKEVRDLIAPFIDEVNKDVATWEQVKKWTILPADLTLESGDLTPSMKLKRKTVEQKYRSQLDGFYEETTVRL, from the coding sequence ATGTTCCTGCAGCGCGTGGCGAAGACGCCCGATCGCGACGCGTTCCTGTTCCCGGAGGGAAACGGGTGGACCACCTTGAGCTGGCGCCAGGTCGGCGAGAAGGTGAAGGCGATCGCCTGCGGCCTCCGCGCGCTCGGGCTCGGGGACGAGGAACGCGCGTCCATCCTCTCCGCGACGCGGATCGACTGGATCCTCGCGGACCTCGGGATCCTCGCCGCGGGCGGCGCGACGACGACGATCTACCCGTCGAGCACGACCCCCGACTGCCTCTTCATCCTCCAGGACTCGGGAACGCGCATCCTCCTCGCCGAGAGCCGCGAGCAGGCCGACCGGATCGCCGCCAAGCGCTCCGAGGTCCCCGACGTCAAGGCGATCGTCGTCTTCGAGGGCGCCGGAACGGACGACGGGTACGTCCTGACGATGGACCAGCTGATGGCGAAGGGCCGGGCCTGGGACGCCGCCAACCCGGGACGTTACGAGGCGACCGTCGACGCCGTGAGGACCGACGCCCTCGCGACGCTCATCTACACCTCCGGGACGACGGGTCGCCCCAAGGGGGTGGAGCTGACGCACGATTGCTGGCTCTACGAGGCGGAGGCGATCGACGAGCTGAAGCTCCTCAACGAGGACGACCGGCAGTACTTCTGGCTCCCGCTCGCCCACTCCTTCGGCAAGGTCCTCGAGGCGGCCCAGCTCCGGATCGGCTTCTCCACCGCGGTCGACGGCCGGGTCGAGAAGATCGTCGAGAACCTGGGCCAGGTGAAGCCGACGTTCGTCGCCGCCGTGCCTCGCATCTTCGAGAAGATCTACAACAAGGTCACGACCGGGGCCAAGGACGCCGGCGGCGCCAAGTGGGCCATCTTCTCCTGGGCCTTCGGCGTCGGCCGCGAGGTCTCGAAGCTCCGCCTGGCCGGCCAGGAGCCCTCGGGTCTCCTCGCCCTGAAGCACAAGGTCGCCCACGCGCTCGTCTTCTCGAAACTCCACACGCTCTTCGGAGGCCGCCTCCGCTGCTTCGTTTCCGGGAGCGCCCCGCTCGCCAGGCCGCTCGGCGAGTTCTTCCACGCGGCGGGGATCGTCGTTCTCGAGGGCTACGGCCTCACGGAGACGAGCGCCGCCACCTGCGTGAACACGCTCGGGAAGCTCCGCTTCGGGACGGTCGGGGCGCCGCTGCCCGGGACGCGCATCCGGATCGCCGAGGATGGCGAGATCCTCATCCAGGGTCGCGGCGTGATGCGCGGCTACCACAACCTCCCCGATCAGACGGCCGAGACGCTCGACGCGGACGGCTGGCTCCACAGCGGCGACATCGGGCACGTCGAGGACGGCTTCGTGAAGATCACGGACCGCAAGAAGGACCTCATCAAGACTTCCGGCGGGAAATACGTCGCCCCGCAGATGCTCGAGAAGAGGCTCACGGTCGCCTGCCCCTACGTCAGCCACTCGCTCGCCCACGGCGACAACCGGAATTTCGTCTCGATGCTCGTCGCCCTGGATCCGGAGGCGATCACGAAGTGGGCGACCACCCACGGGCTCGAGGGGAAGAGCTATCCGGAAGTCGTGGCCTCGAAGGAGGTCCGTGACCTCATCGCGCCCTTCATCGACGAGGTCAACAAGGACGTCGCCACCTGGGAACAGGTGAAGAAGTGGACCATCCTGCCGGCCGACCTGACGCTCGAGTCGGGAGACCTGACCCCTTCGATGAAGCTCAAGAGAAAGACCGTCGAGCAGAAGTACCGCTCGCAGCTCGACGGGTTCTACGAGGAGACGACCGTCCGGCTCTGA
- a CDS encoding FAD-binding oxidoreductase yields MTTATEVLEGLPAAAAFHEGGLRSALERIAGPGRVLDRPIDRIAFASDASFYRLIPKAVVLTESVDEVAALFRLARETKIPMTLRAAGTSLSGQAVTDGLLVEVARHWRTVKVEDGGKRFRAQPGVIGASVNNALRPYRVKMGPDPASINTCTMGGILSNNSSGMCCGVTQNAYHTLESLSFLLPSGTRIDTAAPGADAQFREAEPALWQGLVDLKAKLEADPALVARIRSKYRMKNTTGYSLNAFLDFEKPVEIFRNLLVGAEGTLAFISEAVLSTVPDLPVKYTGLLLFPTMHAACAAIVPLRDSGAKALELLDRASLRSVETQPGVPASIRTVPEGTAALLVEYQAAEESERKGLEDVAAAVVATFALLEPARFTHDPVEQALLWKVRQGTFPSVGAARKSGTTVLIEDVAFPIEHLADAAVDLTKLFGKHGYPEAIIFGHAKDGNLHFVITQSFNDQAALDQYARFIEDVVELVVKKYDGALKAEHGTGRNMAPFVETEWGPEAYAVMKRVKELCDPEGILNPGVILNPDPRAHLKDVKPMPTVEEEVDKCIECGYCEPKCPSRELTLTPRQRIVLRREMTRLETTGGNAPLLAALEADFPYAAVDTCAVDGLCATACPVSIDTGQLTKRLRKARHSERAKKVALGLARRFATIEPAMRMGLRAGHAVSSIFGAGAMAGVTRAIRAVVGQPFPQWSAEMPHAAKAARPATARDGAAAVYFPACISRTMGALPGEPGETSLMEAFVTVAKRAGSPVWIPEDVEGTCCGVPFSSKGYTDANAFTVNRAIERFWAWSDGGKLPVVVDTSPCTYGVKTCRSQLTPENQTRFDRLTILDGVAFTHDTLLPRLAAKLRSGPVALHPVCSVTKMNLGGKLEGIARFCSDDVTVPASAGCCAFAGDRGFLHPELTASATKHEAAEVKAKGCQEHLSSSRTCEIGMTRATGEIYRSYMFLLERVTRG; encoded by the coding sequence ATGACGACCGCCACGGAAGTCCTCGAAGGCCTGCCGGCCGCAGCCGCGTTTCACGAGGGAGGCCTCCGGTCCGCCCTGGAACGCATCGCGGGCCCGGGCCGGGTCCTCGACAGGCCGATCGACCGGATCGCGTTCGCCTCCGACGCGAGCTTCTACCGGCTGATCCCGAAGGCCGTCGTTCTGACGGAGTCCGTGGACGAGGTCGCCGCGCTCTTCCGCCTCGCCCGCGAGACGAAGATCCCGATGACGCTCCGCGCGGCGGGAACCTCGCTCTCGGGGCAGGCCGTCACGGACGGCCTCCTCGTCGAGGTCGCCCGCCACTGGCGGACCGTGAAGGTCGAGGACGGCGGGAAGAGGTTCCGGGCGCAGCCCGGCGTCATCGGCGCCTCCGTGAACAACGCGCTCAGGCCCTACCGCGTGAAGATGGGGCCCGATCCGGCCTCCATCAATACCTGCACGATGGGCGGCATCCTCTCGAACAACTCCAGCGGCATGTGCTGCGGCGTGACCCAGAACGCCTACCACACGCTGGAGTCGCTCTCGTTCCTCCTCCCTTCGGGGACGCGGATCGACACCGCGGCGCCGGGGGCCGACGCGCAGTTCCGCGAGGCCGAGCCGGCGCTCTGGCAGGGGCTCGTCGACCTGAAGGCGAAGCTCGAGGCCGACCCTGCGCTCGTGGCACGCATCCGGTCGAAGTACCGGATGAAGAACACGACCGGGTACTCGCTGAACGCCTTTCTCGACTTCGAGAAGCCGGTCGAGATCTTCCGCAACCTCCTCGTCGGGGCGGAGGGGACGCTCGCCTTCATTTCCGAGGCGGTCCTCTCCACCGTGCCGGACCTCCCCGTCAAGTACACCGGTCTCCTCCTCTTCCCGACGATGCATGCCGCCTGCGCGGCGATCGTCCCGCTGCGCGACTCCGGCGCGAAGGCCCTGGAGCTCCTCGACCGGGCCTCGCTGAGATCGGTCGAGACCCAGCCCGGGGTACCGGCCTCGATTCGCACCGTGCCCGAAGGAACCGCCGCCCTCCTCGTCGAGTACCAGGCGGCGGAGGAGTCCGAGCGGAAGGGCCTCGAGGACGTCGCCGCCGCGGTCGTCGCGACGTTCGCCCTTCTCGAGCCGGCCCGCTTCACGCACGACCCTGTGGAGCAGGCGCTCCTCTGGAAGGTCAGGCAGGGGACGTTCCCGTCGGTCGGCGCGGCCCGCAAGAGCGGCACGACGGTCCTCATCGAGGACGTCGCCTTCCCGATCGAGCACCTCGCCGACGCCGCCGTCGACCTGACGAAGCTCTTCGGCAAGCACGGCTACCCGGAGGCGATCATCTTCGGCCACGCCAAGGACGGGAACCTCCACTTCGTCATCACGCAGTCGTTCAACGACCAGGCGGCGCTCGACCAGTACGCGCGCTTCATCGAGGACGTCGTCGAGCTCGTCGTGAAGAAGTACGACGGCGCGCTGAAGGCCGAGCACGGCACGGGCCGGAACATGGCCCCGTTCGTCGAGACGGAGTGGGGGCCCGAGGCCTACGCCGTGATGAAGCGGGTGAAGGAGCTCTGCGACCCCGAGGGGATCCTCAACCCCGGCGTCATCCTGAACCCCGACCCGAGGGCCCACCTGAAGGACGTCAAGCCGATGCCGACCGTCGAGGAAGAGGTCGACAAGTGCATCGAGTGCGGCTACTGCGAGCCGAAGTGCCCGAGCCGCGAGCTGACCCTCACCCCGCGCCAGAGGATCGTCCTGAGGCGTGAGATGACGCGCCTCGAGACGACCGGCGGGAACGCACCCCTTCTCGCGGCCCTCGAGGCCGACTTCCCGTACGCGGCGGTCGACACCTGCGCCGTGGACGGCCTCTGCGCGACGGCGTGTCCCGTCTCCATCGACACCGGCCAGCTGACGAAGAGGCTCCGGAAGGCGCGCCACTCCGAGCGGGCGAAGAAGGTCGCCCTCGGTCTGGCCCGTCGCTTCGCGACGATCGAGCCGGCGATGAGGATGGGCCTCAGGGCCGGGCACGCCGTCAGTTCGATCTTCGGGGCGGGGGCGATGGCCGGCGTCACCCGGGCGATCCGCGCCGTCGTCGGGCAGCCCTTCCCGCAGTGGAGCGCCGAGATGCCGCACGCGGCGAAGGCCGCGCGACCCGCGACCGCAAGGGACGGGGCGGCTGCCGTCTATTTCCCTGCGTGCATCTCCCGGACGATGGGGGCCCTGCCGGGTGAGCCGGGCGAGACGTCGCTCATGGAGGCGTTCGTCACGGTCGCGAAGCGGGCCGGCTCACCGGTCTGGATCCCCGAAGACGTCGAAGGCACCTGCTGCGGCGTCCCCTTCTCCTCGAAGGGGTACACCGACGCGAACGCCTTCACCGTGAACCGCGCCATCGAGCGTTTCTGGGCCTGGTCGGACGGCGGGAAGCTCCCGGTCGTCGTCGACACGAGCCCCTGCACCTACGGCGTCAAGACGTGCCGGTCGCAGCTGACGCCCGAGAACCAGACGCGGTTCGACCGGCTGACGATCCTGGACGGCGTCGCGTTCACGCACGACACGCTTCTTCCCCGACTCGCGGCGAAGCTCAGGTCCGGCCCGGTCGCGCTGCACCCGGTCTGCTCGGTGACGAAGATGAACCTCGGCGGCAAGCTCGAGGGGATCGCCCGCTTCTGCAGCGACGACGTGACCGTTCCGGCGTCGGCGGGCTGCTGCGCCTTCGCGGGGGACCGAGGGTTCCTCCACCCCGAGCTGACCGCCTCGGCGACGAAGCACGAGGCGGCCGAGGTGAAGGCGAAGGGATGCCAGGAGCACCTCTCGAGCAGCCGGACCTGCGAGATCGGGATGACGCGCGCGACCGGGGAGATATACCGGTCGTACATGTTCCTGCTCGAGAGGGTGACGCGGGGCTGA